A stretch of the Meles meles chromosome 19, mMelMel3.1 paternal haplotype, whole genome shotgun sequence genome encodes the following:
- the ARHGAP33 gene encoding rho GTPase-activating protein 33 isoform X2, with the protein MVARSTDSLDGPGEGSVQPLPHTGGPSVKGKTGKRLSAPRGPFPRLADCAHFHYENVDFGHIQLLLSPEREGPSFSGENELVFGVQVTCQGRSWPVLRSYDDFRSLDAHLHRCIFDRRFSCLPELPPPPEGARAAQMLVPLLLQYLETLSGLVDSNLNCGPVLTWMELDNHGRRLLLSEEASLNIPAVAAAHVIKRYTAQAPDELSFEVGDIVSVIDMPPTEDRSWWRGKRGFQVGFFPSECVELFTERPGPGLKGEADGPQCGVPTPQGVSSLTSAVPRPRGKLAGLLRTFMRSRPSRQRLRQRGILRQRVFGCDLGEHLSNSGQDVPQVLRCCSEFIEAHGVVDGIYRLSGVSSNIQRLRHEFDSERIPELSGPAFLQDIHSVSSLCKLYFRELPNPLLTYQLYGKFSEAMSVPGEEERLVRVHDVIQQLPPPHYRTLEYLLRHLARMARHSANTSMHARNLAIVWAPNLLRSMELESVGLGGAAAFREVRVQSVVVEFLLTHVDVLFSDTFTSAGLDPAGRCLLPRPKSLVGSGPSTRLLTLEEAQARTQGRLGTPTEPTTPKAAASPVERRKGERGEKQRKPGGSSWKTFFALGRGPSIPRKKPLPWLGGTRAPPQPSGGRPDTVTLRSAKSEESLSSQASGAGLQRLHRLRRPHSSSDAFPVGPAPAGSCESLSSSSSSSESSSSSESSSSRSSAAGLGALSGSPSHRTSAWLDDGDELDFSPPRCLEGLRGLDFDPLTFRCSSPTPGDPAPPASPAPPAPASAFPPKVTSQALSPCGAVSPASSTALDISEPLAVSVPPAVLELLGAGGTPASVTPTPALSPSPGLRPHLIPLLLRGAEAQLSDTCQQEICSKLALPVPRGAPGQHGLGMDSPLLPSPLSLLRPGGAPPPPPKNPARLMALALAERAQQVAQRQGQQEHGSTPSAPHSPFHRSLSLEVGGEPPGTSGVGPAPNSLAHSGAWVPGPPPSLPRQQSDGSLVRSQRPPGTSRRGLRGPAQVSAQLRRGGGCRGCGDEPQMAARFLYSVPPQVPTPGFSSAPRECLPPFLGVPKPGLYPLGSPSFQSSSPAPVWRSPLGPPAPLDRGENLYYEIETGEGTPYSGPTRSWSPFRSMPPDRLNASYGLLGQSPPLHRSPDFLLSYPPPTSCFPHDHLGYSAPQHPTRRPTRPEPLYVNLALGPRGPSPASSSSSSPPAHPRSRSDPGPPAPRLPQKQRAPWGPHTPHRVPAPWGPPEPLLLYRAAPPAYGRGGEHHRGSLYRNGGQGREGAGPPPPYPTPSWSLHSEGQTRSYC; encoded by the exons ATGGTG GCTCGCAGCACTGACAGCCTGGATGGCCCAGGGGAGGGCTCAGTGCAGCCCTTGCCTCACACTGGGGGGCCCAGTGTGAAGGGGAAGACTGGGAAAAG gctctcggctcctcgaGGTCCCTTCCCCCGGCTGGCCGACTGTGCCCATTTCCACTACGAGAATGTTGACTTTGGCCATATTCAG ctcctgcTGTCTCCAGAGCGTGAAGGCCCCAGCTTCTCTGGAGAGAATGAGCTGGTGTTTGGGGTGCAGGTGACCTGTCAG GGCCGCTCCTGGCCAGTTCTCCGAAGTTATGATGACTTCCGATCCCTGGATGCCCACTTACACCGGTGCATATTTGACAGGAGGttctcctgcctcccagagctccctcCACCTCCAGAGGGTGCCAGGGCTGCCCAG ATGCTGGTACCCCTGCTGCTGCAGTACCTGGAGACCCTGTCAGGCCTGGTGGACAGTAACCTCAACTGCGGGCCTGTGCTCACCTGGATGGAG CTGGACAACCATGGCCGGCGCCTGCTCCTCAGTGAGGAGGCCTCCCTCAACATCCCCGCAGTGGCCGCCGCGCATGTCATCAAGCGGTACACAGCCCAGGCACCAGACGAGCTGTCCTTCGAG GTGGGAGACATTGTCTCCGTGATCGACATGCCGCCCACTGAGGATCGGAGCTGGTGGCGGGGCAAACGAGGCTTCCAG GTTGGTTTCTTCCCCAGTGAGTGTGTGGAACTGTTCACAGAGCGGCCTGGTCCTGGACTAAAGGGGG AAGCTGATGGTCCCCAGTGCGGTGTCCCAACGCCCCAGGGTGTTTCCTCTCTGACCTCAG CTGTGCCCCGGCCACGTGGGAAGCTGGCGGGCCTCCTCAGAACCTTCATGCGCTCCCGCCCTTCTCGGCAGCGGCTGCGGCAGCGGGGCATCCTGCGGCAGAGGGTATTTGGCTGTGACCTTGGCGAGCACCTCAGCAATTCAGGCCAAGATG TGCCCCAGGTGCTTCGCTGCTGCTCTGAGTTTATTGAGGCCCACGGGGTGGTGGATGGAATCTACCGGCTCTCAGGAGTGTCATCCAACATCCAGAGGCTGCG GCATGAGTTTGACAGTGAGAGGATCCCTGAACTGTCCGGCCCCGCCTTCCTGCAGGACATCCACAGCGTGTCCTCCCTCTGCAAGCTCTACTTCCGGGAGCTGCCGAATCCCCTGCTCACATACCAGCTCTATGGGAAGTTCAGC GAAGCCATGTCCGTGCCCGGGGAGGAGGAGCGCCTGGTGCGTGTCCACGATGTCATCCAACAGCTGCCCCCACCTCACTACAG GACCCTAGAGTACCTGCTGAGGCACCTGGCCCGCATGGCAAGACACAGTGCCAACACCAGCATGCATGCCCGCAACCTGGCCATCGTCTGGGCGCCCAACCTGCTACG GTCCATGGAACTGGAGTCCGTGGGGCTGGGTGGGGCAGCAGCCTTCCGGGAGGTCCGGGTGCAGTCTGTGGTGGTGGAATTCCTGCTCACCCATGTGGATGTCCTGTTCAGCGACACCTTCACCTCTGCTGGCCTCGACCCTGCAG GCCGCTGCCTCCTTCCCAGGCCCAAGTCCCTTGTGGGCAGCGGCCCTTCCACTCGCCTGCTGACGCTGGAGGAAGCCCAGGCTCGCACCCAGGGCCGGCTGGGGACTCCCACTGAGCCCACCACTCCCAAGGCCGCAGCTTCACCTGTGGAAAG gaggaaaggggagagaggcGAGAAACAGCGAAAGCCAGGGGGAAGCAGTTGGAAGACCTTCTTTGCACTGGGCCGGGGCCCCAGCATCCCCCGAAAGAAGCCTTTACCATGGCTGGGGGGCACCCGTGCACCCCCACAGCCTTCAG GTGGCCGGCCTGACACAGTCACGCTGAGATCTGCCAAAAGCGAGGAGTCTCTGTCGTCGCAGGCCAGCGGGGCTG GCCTCCAGAGGCTGCACAGGCTCCGGCGGCCCCACTCCAGCAGTGACGCTTTCCCTGTGGGCCCGGCACCTGCTGGCTCCTGCGAGAGCctgtcctcgtcctcctcctcctccgaaTCCTCCTCCTCTTCGGAGTCCTCGTCCTCCAGATCCTCAGCAGCTGGGCTGGGGGCACTCTCTGGTTCACCCTCACACCGAACCTCAGCCTGGCTAGATGATGGTGACGAGCTGGACTTTAGCCCACCCCGCTGCCTGGAGGGGCTCCGGGGGCTCGACTTCGATCCTCTCACCTTTCGCTGCAGCAGCCCCACGCCAGGGGACCCGGCACCTCCCGCCAGCCCggcacccccagcccctgcctctgccttcccaccTAAGGTGACATCCCAGGCCCTCTCACCCTGTGGGGCCGTCAGCCCTGCCTCGTCCACCGCCCTGGACATCTCAGAACCCCTGGCCGTATCCGTGCCACCTGCTGTCCTGGAGCTGCTGGGGGCGGGAGGAACGCCTGCCTCAGTCACCCCAACGCCAGCCCTCAGCCCCAGCCCCGGCCTGCGGCCCCATCTCATCCCCTTGCTGCTGCGTGGAGCCGAGGCCCAGCTGAGTGACACCTGCCAACAGGAGATCTGCAGCAAGCTGGCCCTGCCTGTTCCCCGGGGAGCCCCAGGCCAGCATG GTCTTGGTATGGATTCACCGCTGCTGCCCTCACCCCTGTCCCTCTTGCGCCCTGGgggggccccacccccaccccccaagaacCCAGCACGCCTcatggccctggccctggctgaGCGGGCTCAGCAGGTGGCCCAGAGACAGGGCCAACAGGAGCATGGGAGCACCCcttctgctccccactcccctttCCACCGCTCACTGTCGCTGGAGGTGGGCGGTGAGCCCCCAGGGACCTCAGGGGTTGGGCCAGCCCCCAACTCCCTAGCCCATTCAGGTGCCTGGGTTCCTGGACCCCCACCTTCCCTACCAAGGCAACAAAGTGACGGGAGCCTGGTGAGGAGCCAGCGGCCCCCCGGGACCTCAAGGAGGGGACTCAGAGGCCCTGCCCAGGTCAGTGCTCAGCTCAGGAGAGGTGGAGGGTGCAGGGGGTGTGGGGATGAGCCACAGATGGCAGCTCGGTTCCTGTATTCTGTCCCCCCACAGGTTCCTACTCCTGGCTTCTCTTCAGCCCCTCGGGAGTGCCTGCCGCCCTTCCTTGGGGTCCCCAAACCAGGCTTGTACCCCCTGGGTTCCCCATCCTTCCAGTCCAGCTCCCCAGCCCCAGTCTGGAGGAGCCCCTTAGGTCCTCCTGCACCACTTGACAGGGGAGAGAACCTGTACTATGAAATCGAGACGGGTGAGGGAACCCCCTACTCTGGCCCCACTAGGTCCTGGAGTCCCTTTCGCTCTATGCCCCCAGATAGGCTCAATGCCTCATATGGCCTGCTTGGCCAATCGCCACCACTCCACAGGTCCCCCGACTTCCTGCTCAGCTACCCACCACCCACTTCCTGCTTTCCCCATGACCACCTTGGCTACTCAGCCCCCCAGCATCCCACCAGGCGCCCTACCCGGCCTGAGCCCCTGTATGTTAATCTAGCTCTGGGGCCCAGGGGTCCCTCACCCGCCTCTTCtagctcctcctcccctcctgcacACCCCCGGAGTCGTTCAGATCCTGGTCCCCCAGCCCCCCGCTTACCCCAGAAACAGCGGGCCCCCTGGGGCCCCCACACCCCTCACAGGGTACCTGCGCCATGGGGCCCTCCAGAGCCTCTCCTGCTGTACAGGGCAGCCCCACCAGCCTATGGGAGGGGGGGCGAGCACCACCGAGGGTCCTTGTATAGGAATGGGGggcaaggaagggagggggctggtcccccacccccctaccccactCCCAGCTGGTCTCTCCACTCTGAGGGTCAGACCCGAAGCTATTGCTGA
- the ARHGAP33 gene encoding rho GTPase-activating protein 33 isoform X1 translates to MGWRGTEPRARSTDSLDGPGEGSVQPLPHTGGPSVKGKTGKRLSAPRGPFPRLADCAHFHYENVDFGHIQLLLSPEREGPSFSGENELVFGVQVTCQGRSWPVLRSYDDFRSLDAHLHRCIFDRRFSCLPELPPPPEGARAAQMLVPLLLQYLETLSGLVDSNLNCGPVLTWMELDNHGRRLLLSEEASLNIPAVAAAHVIKRYTAQAPDELSFEVGDIVSVIDMPPTEDRSWWRGKRGFQVGFFPSECVELFTERPGPGLKGEADGPQCGVPTPQGVSSLTSAVPRPRGKLAGLLRTFMRSRPSRQRLRQRGILRQRVFGCDLGEHLSNSGQDVPQVLRCCSEFIEAHGVVDGIYRLSGVSSNIQRLRHEFDSERIPELSGPAFLQDIHSVSSLCKLYFRELPNPLLTYQLYGKFSEAMSVPGEEERLVRVHDVIQQLPPPHYRTLEYLLRHLARMARHSANTSMHARNLAIVWAPNLLRSMELESVGLGGAAAFREVRVQSVVVEFLLTHVDVLFSDTFTSAGLDPAGRCLLPRPKSLVGSGPSTRLLTLEEAQARTQGRLGTPTEPTTPKAAASPVERRKGERGEKQRKPGGSSWKTFFALGRGPSIPRKKPLPWLGGTRAPPQPSGGRPDTVTLRSAKSEESLSSQASGAGLQRLHRLRRPHSSSDAFPVGPAPAGSCESLSSSSSSSESSSSSESSSSRSSAAGLGALSGSPSHRTSAWLDDGDELDFSPPRCLEGLRGLDFDPLTFRCSSPTPGDPAPPASPAPPAPASAFPPKVTSQALSPCGAVSPASSTALDISEPLAVSVPPAVLELLGAGGTPASVTPTPALSPSPGLRPHLIPLLLRGAEAQLSDTCQQEICSKLALPVPRGAPGQHGLGMDSPLLPSPLSLLRPGGAPPPPPKNPARLMALALAERAQQVAQRQGQQEHGSTPSAPHSPFHRSLSLEVGGEPPGTSGVGPAPNSLAHSGAWVPGPPPSLPRQQSDGSLVRSQRPPGTSRRGLRGPAQVSAQLRRGGGCRGCGDEPQMAARFLYSVPPQVPTPGFSSAPRECLPPFLGVPKPGLYPLGSPSFQSSSPAPVWRSPLGPPAPLDRGENLYYEIETGEGTPYSGPTRSWSPFRSMPPDRLNASYGLLGQSPPLHRSPDFLLSYPPPTSCFPHDHLGYSAPQHPTRRPTRPEPLYVNLALGPRGPSPASSSSSSPPAHPRSRSDPGPPAPRLPQKQRAPWGPHTPHRVPAPWGPPEPLLLYRAAPPAYGRGGEHHRGSLYRNGGQGREGAGPPPPYPTPSWSLHSEGQTRSYC, encoded by the exons ATGGGCTGGAGAGGGACAGAACCGAGG GCTCGCAGCACTGACAGCCTGGATGGCCCAGGGGAGGGCTCAGTGCAGCCCTTGCCTCACACTGGGGGGCCCAGTGTGAAGGGGAAGACTGGGAAAAG gctctcggctcctcgaGGTCCCTTCCCCCGGCTGGCCGACTGTGCCCATTTCCACTACGAGAATGTTGACTTTGGCCATATTCAG ctcctgcTGTCTCCAGAGCGTGAAGGCCCCAGCTTCTCTGGAGAGAATGAGCTGGTGTTTGGGGTGCAGGTGACCTGTCAG GGCCGCTCCTGGCCAGTTCTCCGAAGTTATGATGACTTCCGATCCCTGGATGCCCACTTACACCGGTGCATATTTGACAGGAGGttctcctgcctcccagagctccctcCACCTCCAGAGGGTGCCAGGGCTGCCCAG ATGCTGGTACCCCTGCTGCTGCAGTACCTGGAGACCCTGTCAGGCCTGGTGGACAGTAACCTCAACTGCGGGCCTGTGCTCACCTGGATGGAG CTGGACAACCATGGCCGGCGCCTGCTCCTCAGTGAGGAGGCCTCCCTCAACATCCCCGCAGTGGCCGCCGCGCATGTCATCAAGCGGTACACAGCCCAGGCACCAGACGAGCTGTCCTTCGAG GTGGGAGACATTGTCTCCGTGATCGACATGCCGCCCACTGAGGATCGGAGCTGGTGGCGGGGCAAACGAGGCTTCCAG GTTGGTTTCTTCCCCAGTGAGTGTGTGGAACTGTTCACAGAGCGGCCTGGTCCTGGACTAAAGGGGG AAGCTGATGGTCCCCAGTGCGGTGTCCCAACGCCCCAGGGTGTTTCCTCTCTGACCTCAG CTGTGCCCCGGCCACGTGGGAAGCTGGCGGGCCTCCTCAGAACCTTCATGCGCTCCCGCCCTTCTCGGCAGCGGCTGCGGCAGCGGGGCATCCTGCGGCAGAGGGTATTTGGCTGTGACCTTGGCGAGCACCTCAGCAATTCAGGCCAAGATG TGCCCCAGGTGCTTCGCTGCTGCTCTGAGTTTATTGAGGCCCACGGGGTGGTGGATGGAATCTACCGGCTCTCAGGAGTGTCATCCAACATCCAGAGGCTGCG GCATGAGTTTGACAGTGAGAGGATCCCTGAACTGTCCGGCCCCGCCTTCCTGCAGGACATCCACAGCGTGTCCTCCCTCTGCAAGCTCTACTTCCGGGAGCTGCCGAATCCCCTGCTCACATACCAGCTCTATGGGAAGTTCAGC GAAGCCATGTCCGTGCCCGGGGAGGAGGAGCGCCTGGTGCGTGTCCACGATGTCATCCAACAGCTGCCCCCACCTCACTACAG GACCCTAGAGTACCTGCTGAGGCACCTGGCCCGCATGGCAAGACACAGTGCCAACACCAGCATGCATGCCCGCAACCTGGCCATCGTCTGGGCGCCCAACCTGCTACG GTCCATGGAACTGGAGTCCGTGGGGCTGGGTGGGGCAGCAGCCTTCCGGGAGGTCCGGGTGCAGTCTGTGGTGGTGGAATTCCTGCTCACCCATGTGGATGTCCTGTTCAGCGACACCTTCACCTCTGCTGGCCTCGACCCTGCAG GCCGCTGCCTCCTTCCCAGGCCCAAGTCCCTTGTGGGCAGCGGCCCTTCCACTCGCCTGCTGACGCTGGAGGAAGCCCAGGCTCGCACCCAGGGCCGGCTGGGGACTCCCACTGAGCCCACCACTCCCAAGGCCGCAGCTTCACCTGTGGAAAG gaggaaaggggagagaggcGAGAAACAGCGAAAGCCAGGGGGAAGCAGTTGGAAGACCTTCTTTGCACTGGGCCGGGGCCCCAGCATCCCCCGAAAGAAGCCTTTACCATGGCTGGGGGGCACCCGTGCACCCCCACAGCCTTCAG GTGGCCGGCCTGACACAGTCACGCTGAGATCTGCCAAAAGCGAGGAGTCTCTGTCGTCGCAGGCCAGCGGGGCTG GCCTCCAGAGGCTGCACAGGCTCCGGCGGCCCCACTCCAGCAGTGACGCTTTCCCTGTGGGCCCGGCACCTGCTGGCTCCTGCGAGAGCctgtcctcgtcctcctcctcctccgaaTCCTCCTCCTCTTCGGAGTCCTCGTCCTCCAGATCCTCAGCAGCTGGGCTGGGGGCACTCTCTGGTTCACCCTCACACCGAACCTCAGCCTGGCTAGATGATGGTGACGAGCTGGACTTTAGCCCACCCCGCTGCCTGGAGGGGCTCCGGGGGCTCGACTTCGATCCTCTCACCTTTCGCTGCAGCAGCCCCACGCCAGGGGACCCGGCACCTCCCGCCAGCCCggcacccccagcccctgcctctgccttcccaccTAAGGTGACATCCCAGGCCCTCTCACCCTGTGGGGCCGTCAGCCCTGCCTCGTCCACCGCCCTGGACATCTCAGAACCCCTGGCCGTATCCGTGCCACCTGCTGTCCTGGAGCTGCTGGGGGCGGGAGGAACGCCTGCCTCAGTCACCCCAACGCCAGCCCTCAGCCCCAGCCCCGGCCTGCGGCCCCATCTCATCCCCTTGCTGCTGCGTGGAGCCGAGGCCCAGCTGAGTGACACCTGCCAACAGGAGATCTGCAGCAAGCTGGCCCTGCCTGTTCCCCGGGGAGCCCCAGGCCAGCATG GTCTTGGTATGGATTCACCGCTGCTGCCCTCACCCCTGTCCCTCTTGCGCCCTGGgggggccccacccccaccccccaagaacCCAGCACGCCTcatggccctggccctggctgaGCGGGCTCAGCAGGTGGCCCAGAGACAGGGCCAACAGGAGCATGGGAGCACCCcttctgctccccactcccctttCCACCGCTCACTGTCGCTGGAGGTGGGCGGTGAGCCCCCAGGGACCTCAGGGGTTGGGCCAGCCCCCAACTCCCTAGCCCATTCAGGTGCCTGGGTTCCTGGACCCCCACCTTCCCTACCAAGGCAACAAAGTGACGGGAGCCTGGTGAGGAGCCAGCGGCCCCCCGGGACCTCAAGGAGGGGACTCAGAGGCCCTGCCCAGGTCAGTGCTCAGCTCAGGAGAGGTGGAGGGTGCAGGGGGTGTGGGGATGAGCCACAGATGGCAGCTCGGTTCCTGTATTCTGTCCCCCCACAGGTTCCTACTCCTGGCTTCTCTTCAGCCCCTCGGGAGTGCCTGCCGCCCTTCCTTGGGGTCCCCAAACCAGGCTTGTACCCCCTGGGTTCCCCATCCTTCCAGTCCAGCTCCCCAGCCCCAGTCTGGAGGAGCCCCTTAGGTCCTCCTGCACCACTTGACAGGGGAGAGAACCTGTACTATGAAATCGAGACGGGTGAGGGAACCCCCTACTCTGGCCCCACTAGGTCCTGGAGTCCCTTTCGCTCTATGCCCCCAGATAGGCTCAATGCCTCATATGGCCTGCTTGGCCAATCGCCACCACTCCACAGGTCCCCCGACTTCCTGCTCAGCTACCCACCACCCACTTCCTGCTTTCCCCATGACCACCTTGGCTACTCAGCCCCCCAGCATCCCACCAGGCGCCCTACCCGGCCTGAGCCCCTGTATGTTAATCTAGCTCTGGGGCCCAGGGGTCCCTCACCCGCCTCTTCtagctcctcctcccctcctgcacACCCCCGGAGTCGTTCAGATCCTGGTCCCCCAGCCCCCCGCTTACCCCAGAAACAGCGGGCCCCCTGGGGCCCCCACACCCCTCACAGGGTACCTGCGCCATGGGGCCCTCCAGAGCCTCTCCTGCTGTACAGGGCAGCCCCACCAGCCTATGGGAGGGGGGGCGAGCACCACCGAGGGTCCTTGTATAGGAATGGGGggcaaggaagggagggggctggtcccccacccccctaccccactCCCAGCTGGTCTCTCCACTCTGAGGGTCAGACCCGAAGCTATTGCTGA